A stretch of the Asticcacaulis sp. ZE23SCel15 genome encodes the following:
- a CDS encoding M28 family metallopeptidase encodes MRTQILTLSVSLMALAAAAGAEPVISGARISDDVKVLSSDEFAGRGVATPAEDKVVAFVSKAYKDAGLEPGGENGGWTQTVKLRKFQVSDPALSLNLKGQTLPLVQGEDITASTRGALGAVSFTDTPLVFVGYGVTAPERGWDDFKDVDVKGKIIVVLINDPDFYQPDAQTFNGKAMTYYGRWTYKFEEAARKGAAGVMIIHDSAAASYGWNTVKNSWSVAQFDIVRPDPSVASPKLESWISASAAEKIFEAAGLDLNALKIAARSKDFKPVPLDGITLSGGYKVAAEEVVSRNIIGQLKGAKRPDETVFYMAHWDHIGIGSPDADGDAIFNGAVDNATGVAALIELARAFKASGKTPDRTVAFIAVTAEESGLLGSEYYASNPIYPLAKTVGGINMDALNVSGRTRNVEVVGSGQSSLEDDLKTLAAAQDRVLTPDETPEAGYFFRSDHFPLAKRGVPVLYAASGLDMVEGGVTAGRAFDEDYRKNRYHQANDEWSADWDLSGLAEDVALYYQLGAKLANSTVWPQWRETSEFKAARDKTAAARP; translated from the coding sequence ATGCGCACTCAAATCCTTACCCTGTCCGTCAGCCTGATGGCGCTGGCCGCGGCCGCCGGGGCTGAGCCGGTCATCAGCGGTGCGCGCATTTCTGATGACGTGAAAGTGCTGTCATCTGACGAATTTGCCGGTCGCGGGGTCGCAACGCCCGCCGAGGATAAGGTCGTCGCGTTTGTTTCGAAGGCCTATAAGGATGCAGGCCTTGAGCCGGGTGGTGAAAACGGCGGCTGGACGCAGACGGTAAAACTGCGCAAATTTCAGGTCAGTGATCCGGCGTTGAGCCTTAACCTCAAGGGCCAAACCCTGCCGCTGGTGCAGGGCGAAGATATCACGGCCTCGACACGCGGCGCTCTAGGGGCGGTCAGTTTTACGGATACACCGCTAGTGTTTGTGGGTTATGGCGTGACCGCACCTGAGCGCGGATGGGATGATTTCAAAGACGTTGATGTTAAGGGCAAGATCATTGTGGTTCTGATCAACGACCCCGATTTCTATCAGCCAGACGCCCAGACCTTTAACGGCAAGGCCATGACCTATTACGGGCGCTGGACCTATAAGTTCGAGGAAGCCGCCCGCAAAGGGGCCGCCGGGGTCATGATTATTCATGATAGTGCTGCCGCTTCTTACGGTTGGAACACCGTCAAAAACTCCTGGTCGGTGGCGCAGTTCGATATTGTCCGCCCTGATCCATCAGTAGCCAGCCCTAAGCTGGAATCGTGGATCAGCGCCAGTGCCGCCGAAAAGATATTCGAGGCGGCGGGGCTTGATCTCAATGCCCTCAAAATCGCGGCACGTTCTAAGGATTTCAAGCCGGTGCCGCTGGATGGCATCACCCTGTCCGGCGGCTATAAGGTCGCCGCCGAGGAGGTGGTCAGCCGCAATATCATCGGCCAGCTCAAAGGCGCCAAGCGCCCGGATGAAACCGTCTTTTACATGGCGCACTGGGATCATATCGGCATTGGATCGCCGGATGCCGATGGTGACGCTATCTTTAACGGCGCGGTTGATAATGCGACGGGTGTTGCCGCCCTGATAGAACTTGCGCGCGCCTTTAAGGCTTCGGGTAAAACCCCTGACCGGACGGTGGCATTCATTGCCGTCACGGCCGAAGAAAGCGGATTGCTGGGTTCGGAATATTACGCTTCCAACCCCATCTACCCACTGGCTAAGACCGTGGGGGGCATCAATATGGACGCGCTCAATGTCTCAGGCCGGACGCGCAATGTCGAAGTGGTGGGATCGGGTCAGTCTTCGCTGGAGGACGATCTGAAAACCCTGGCGGCAGCCCAAGACCGGGTACTGACCCCGGATGAAACGCCCGAAGCCGGTTACTTCTTCCGCTCGGATCACTTCCCGTTGGCCAAGCGCGGTGTGCCGGTACTCTATGCGGCGTCTGGTCTGGATATGGTTGAAGGCGGGGTGACGGCGGGTCGGGCCTTTGATGAGGACTATCGCAAAAACCGCTATCATCAGGCCAATGACGAATGGTCGGCGGACTGGGATCTGTCGGGTCTGGCCGAAGATGTGGCGCTCTATTATCAGTTGGGGGCTAAGCTAGCCAACTCGACTGTCTGGCCGCAATGGCGCGAAACCTCGGAGTTCAAAGCCGCCCGCGACAAAACGGCGGCGGCGCGCCCATAG
- a CDS encoding LysR family transcriptional regulator, whose amino-acid sequence MPRENMNDLIAFVTIAREGNFTRAAGKLGVSQSALSHTLRGLETRLGIRLLTRTTRSVAPTEAGERLLRTVAPRFDEIDAELLALTELRDKPSGTIRITTGEHAANTVLWPVIEKLLPLYPDITVEITVDYSLTNIVSERYDAGVRLGEQVAKDMIAIRIGPDMRMVPVGTPDYFAKRDIPVVPQDLTAHNCINLRLPTSGTIYAWEFEKQGRELKVRVDGQLVFNSLPQVMTAVLAGVGVGFLPIDLVQPHVDAGRLVMVLADWCEPYPGYHLYYPSRRQHSAAFSVIVDALRYRGER is encoded by the coding sequence ATGCCACGTGAGAATATGAACGACCTCATTGCCTTTGTGACGATTGCGCGGGAGGGGAACTTCACCAGAGCGGCGGGGAAGCTGGGCGTTTCACAATCTGCCCTGAGCCATACCCTGCGCGGGCTTGAGACGCGGCTGGGCATACGGCTTTTGACCCGCACCACCCGAAGCGTGGCCCCGACCGAGGCGGGCGAGCGTCTGCTTAGAACCGTAGCCCCACGCTTTGATGAGATAGATGCGGAACTGCTGGCTCTGACGGAGTTGCGCGATAAGCCATCGGGCACCATCCGGATCACTACGGGTGAACATGCGGCAAACACGGTTTTGTGGCCGGTGATTGAGAAACTTCTTCCGCTTTATCCGGATATCACGGTTGAAATCACGGTTGACTATAGCCTGACCAATATCGTCTCCGAGCGTTATGACGCCGGTGTGCGCTTAGGGGAGCAGGTCGCAAAAGATATGATTGCGATACGCATCGGGCCGGACATGCGCATGGTGCCGGTAGGCACTCCGGATTATTTTGCTAAGCGGGATATACCTGTGGTTCCGCAGGACCTGACCGCTCATAACTGCATCAATCTTCGCCTGCCCACGTCCGGGACGATCTATGCCTGGGAGTTCGAAAAGCAGGGACGTGAGTTAAAAGTCAGGGTGGATGGCCAACTGGTGTTCAACAGCCTGCCGCAAGTTATGACGGCGGTACTCGCCGGGGTCGGCGTCGGGTTTCTGCCAATTGACCTGGTGCAGCCCCATGTCGACGCAGGGCGCTTAGTGATGGTTCTGGCTGACTGGTGTGAGCCATACCCCGGATATCACCTTTATTATCCATCCCGTCGGCAACACTCGGCCGCATTTTCGGTCATTGTTGATGCCCTCAGATATCGCGGCGAGCGATGA
- a CDS encoding CBS domain-containing protein: MSTSFKIIAPDTTLRQAAEIMRDHDLGYLPIGENDRLKGAVTDRDIVVRGIATGMSGDESVMRVMTDHITYCFEDDTIREAAEVMKAEQIRRLVVLNEHKRVCGIISLGDIAREHHDRHLTGDIETAVAQPHSAGSAMAPSLTFIR, from the coding sequence ATGAGCACCAGCTTCAAAATCATCGCCCCCGATACGACATTGCGTCAGGCGGCTGAGATCATGCGCGACCATGATCTGGGTTACCTGCCGATTGGTGAAAACGACCGGCTGAAAGGTGCGGTGACCGATCGCGATATCGTCGTGCGCGGTATCGCCACCGGCATGAGTGGCGACGAAAGCGTCATGCGCGTCATGACCGATCACATCACCTACTGCTTTGAGGACGACACCATACGCGAAGCCGCCGAAGTCATGAAGGCCGAGCAGATCCGCCGACTGGTCGTCCTTAATGAGCATAAGCGCGTGTGCGGCATCATCAGCCTAGGCGACATTGCCCGTGAGCACCATGACCGCCACCTGACCGGCGATATAGAAACCGCCGTCGCCCAGCCCCACAGCGCAGGTTCGGCCATGGCCCCGTCGCTGACCTTTATCCGATGA
- a CDS encoding methyltransferase domain-containing protein, giving the protein MVGHSKSITDITFSYLNLNGLGLEISPYFDPVMRKGDYKVHYTDYIGTEEIRAKAALNPGLAGRDVPEIDFVWQPGKPLASCKPKKAKYDYAVASHVLEHVPNPAGWLNEVLSVVKVGGHVALFLPDRRWSSDFFRKNTQVYQILQWWIEQPPVPTPGQILDFMINSFALVHGMNADWDPDIGPESPQRAYPDSEAISTTISRYQSGEYLDIHCTVWTSDTIENIFDRLKDLGILNAEVVNLTSDKGEFMVMLKKLGEPKRLPPQTKSYAAPIVDAPQPTELASAGDPHINHQLGILRHDLGFLIQEFDAYTKETRQHTERSRISIRLRTWAKILLGRIKL; this is encoded by the coding sequence ATGGTTGGTCATTCAAAATCCATTACAGATATAACTTTTTCATATTTAAATCTAAATGGATTGGGGCTTGAGATTTCGCCCTATTTCGATCCCGTTATGCGTAAAGGTGACTATAAAGTTCACTATACAGATTATATTGGCACTGAAGAAATCCGTGCCAAGGCGGCCCTGAACCCCGGCCTTGCGGGTCGGGATGTCCCTGAAATCGATTTCGTCTGGCAACCTGGAAAGCCACTTGCCTCATGTAAGCCTAAAAAGGCAAAATACGATTATGCCGTCGCGTCGCATGTGCTCGAGCATGTCCCCAATCCCGCCGGCTGGCTTAATGAGGTACTATCTGTCGTTAAGGTTGGCGGGCATGTGGCGCTGTTTTTGCCGGACCGGCGTTGGTCGTCCGACTTTTTCCGCAAAAATACTCAGGTTTACCAGATTTTACAGTGGTGGATTGAGCAGCCCCCTGTGCCGACACCGGGTCAAATTCTGGACTTTATGATCAATTCGTTTGCTCTGGTCCACGGCATGAATGCGGATTGGGACCCCGACATCGGTCCTGAGTCCCCACAACGGGCCTATCCCGATAGCGAGGCCATTAGCACTACCATATCCAGATATCAGAGTGGCGAATACCTCGATATTCACTGCACAGTCTGGACGAGCGATACGATCGAAAACATATTTGATCGCCTGAAAGACTTGGGCATTCTCAATGCAGAGGTTGTAAATCTCACCAGCGATAAGGGTGAGTTTATGGTTATGCTCAAAAAATTGGGAGAGCCAAAACGCTTACCGCCGCAAACCAAGTCTTATGCAGCACCAATCGTGGACGCCCCTCAGCCAACAGAGCTCGCGTCGGCGGGCGACCCGCACATTAACCATCAGCTTGGCATATTGCGCCATGACCTTGGCTTTTTAATTCAGGAGTTTGATGCGTACACCAAGGAAACACGTCAGCATACCGAGCGTAGCCGCATCTCCATCAGGCTACGCACCTGGGCAAAGATTCTCCTGGGGCGAATTAAACTTTAG
- the paoC gene encoding aldehyde oxidoreductase molybdenum-binding subunit PaoC produces the protein MKFDTPATTNPIDQLKVVGKPTDRIDGPLKTTGMAPYAYEQHEAAPNAAYGYVVGATIAKGTIAALDLSKAESAPGVITIVTADTAGKLDKGNFNTAKLLGGPEIEHYHQAIALVVAETFEQARSAAGLIKVRYTKAKGAHDLEAIRTTATRHKDSKDSLVGDFAGAFSAAPVQIDVTYRTPDHAHAMMEPHASIASWEGNKLTLWTSNQMIDWGRGDVAKTLGVPKDNVRLISPYIGGGFGGKLFVRADAILAALGARQAKRPVKVALPRSFMFNNTPHRPATIQRIRIGASKDGKISAIGHENWSGDLSGGGPEDATQQTKFLYAGANRLITTRLAVLDLPEGNAMRAPGEAPGLMALEIAIDEMAEKLGLDPIKFRVINDTQVDPEIPARPFSQRQLIKCLHTGADKFGWDKRGEPAKTRDGRWLTGLGVAAAFRNNLTMKSAARVKLDNKGVVTVETDMTDIGTGTYTIIAQTAAEMMGVGLDKVVVKLGNSSFPVSAGSGGQWGANSSTAGVYAACVKLREMVAKSQKFDPAKTTFADGKVTSGRKSIDLGKAAGAGGMVAEDFIEFGDLGKTHQQSTFGAHFVEVGVNAVTAEIRIRRMLAVCAAGRILNPKSARSQVIGAMTMGAGAALMEDLVIDKRHGFFVNHDLAGYEVPVHADIPHQEVIFLDETDPMSSPMKAKGVGELGICGVGAAIANAVYNATGARVRHYPITLDKLLKDMPQIA, from the coding sequence ATGAAATTCGATACCCCCGCCACCACCAACCCGATTGATCAGCTCAAAGTCGTCGGCAAACCGACCGACCGCATCGACGGGCCCTTAAAGACAACCGGCATGGCGCCCTATGCCTATGAGCAGCATGAAGCCGCGCCCAATGCGGCCTACGGCTATGTAGTCGGCGCCACCATCGCCAAAGGCACGATCGCAGCCCTCGATCTTAGCAAGGCGGAATCGGCTCCCGGCGTCATCACCATCGTCACCGCCGACACCGCCGGTAAGCTTGATAAGGGCAATTTCAATACCGCCAAACTGCTGGGCGGGCCGGAGATTGAGCATTACCATCAGGCCATCGCGCTTGTGGTCGCTGAAACCTTCGAGCAGGCGCGCTCGGCTGCCGGTCTGATCAAGGTGCGCTATACCAAGGCCAAGGGCGCGCACGACCTTGAGGCCATCAGGACCACCGCTACCCGACATAAGGACAGCAAAGACAGCCTCGTCGGAGATTTCGCAGGCGCTTTTTCCGCCGCCCCGGTGCAGATCGATGTCACCTACCGCACCCCGGACCATGCCCACGCCATGATGGAGCCTCATGCGTCGATTGCGTCATGGGAGGGCAATAAGCTGACCCTGTGGACGTCAAACCAGATGATCGACTGGGGCCGCGGTGATGTCGCCAAAACGCTTGGCGTTCCAAAGGACAATGTCCGGCTGATTTCGCCCTATATTGGCGGTGGTTTTGGCGGCAAGCTGTTCGTGCGCGCCGATGCCATTCTGGCTGCGTTGGGGGCGCGTCAGGCTAAACGGCCGGTCAAGGTCGCCCTGCCGCGGTCGTTTATGTTCAACAATACCCCGCACCGTCCGGCCACGATCCAACGTATCCGCATCGGGGCCTCAAAAGATGGCAAGATCAGCGCTATCGGCCACGAAAATTGGTCAGGCGATCTGAGCGGTGGCGGGCCGGAAGATGCGACCCAGCAAACCAAGTTCTTATATGCCGGGGCCAACCGCCTGATCACCACACGGCTGGCCGTGCTCGACCTGCCCGAAGGCAATGCCATGCGCGCCCCCGGTGAAGCCCCCGGTCTGATGGCGCTGGAAATCGCTATAGATGAAATGGCCGAAAAGTTGGGCCTCGATCCGATCAAGTTCCGGGTGATCAACGACACCCAGGTCGATCCGGAAATTCCGGCTCGCCCGTTTTCTCAGCGCCAGTTGATCAAGTGCCTGCACACGGGCGCGGACAAATTCGGCTGGGATAAACGCGGGGAGCCCGCAAAAACCCGCGACGGGCGCTGGTTGACTGGATTGGGCGTGGCGGCGGCGTTTCGTAATAACCTGACCATGAAATCAGCGGCCCGCGTCAAGCTTGATAATAAAGGTGTGGTGACGGTCGAAACCGACATGACCGATATCGGCACCGGCACCTATACCATTATTGCGCAAACCGCCGCAGAGATGATGGGTGTTGGGCTCGATAAGGTCGTGGTCAAACTGGGCAATTCGAGCTTTCCGGTCTCAGCAGGGTCAGGCGGACAGTGGGGAGCCAATTCCTCAACCGCCGGGGTCTATGCGGCCTGCGTCAAACTGCGCGAGATGGTGGCCAAATCCCAGAAATTCGATCCGGCCAAAACCACCTTCGCTGACGGTAAGGTCACTTCTGGCCGTAAGAGCATTGATCTGGGCAAAGCCGCAGGGGCAGGCGGCATGGTTGCCGAAGATTTTATCGAATTTGGCGACCTCGGTAAAACCCATCAGCAATCGACCTTTGGCGCACACTTTGTTGAGGTCGGCGTCAATGCGGTCACAGCAGAAATCCGTATCCGCCGAATGTTAGCCGTCTGTGCCGCCGGACGTATCCTCAACCCCAAATCGGCCCGCAGTCAGGTGATCGGCGCCATGACGATGGGGGCTGGTGCTGCCCTGATGGAAGACCTAGTCATCGACAAACGCCACGGCTTTTTCGTCAACCACGACCTGGCCGGCTACGAAGTCCCCGTCCATGCCGACATACCGCATCAGGAGGTGATTTTCTTGGACGAGACCGACCCCATGTCCTCGCCCATGAAGGCCAAGGGTGTGGGCGAATTGGGCATCTGCGGCGTCGGGGCGGCCATCGCCAATGCCGTCTATAATGCCACGGGTGCACGGGTGCGCCACTATCCGATCACACTCGACAAACTGCTCAAGGACATGCCGCAGATCGCATGA
- a CDS encoding ROK family transcriptional regulator, with protein sequence MDWARKTPMASEGLSGTNLVRAGEHNQRVILQAIRSNTSITRSELTTITGLTPPAVAKITNRLLEERLIQTSGKVLGSRGQPASKFVIRPEGAYALGLNIDRDHTTLVAMDFGGRVVDRACMEGHFALPEDVLTFVQTQIDRLKREKRFNMNRLAGIGIGIPDKLGDIPLPNKPAGYEIWSQIDVGEFFSEALALPAYIENDATAAAIGELHFGGGGPYQHFIFTLMSAGLGCGLIIGGQPYRGAEGRSGEIAFIARSLFQPSQDGIVQDNLSLYSLYAFLAERGVKVSTPSDIRTDDPAHADAIEIWSRLAAIELLGTVAVLNCALNPEAHIIGGRLPAMVIERICDLLNGLLAQRLPHAPAIANIRPARAVADAAPMGAAMLVFQNRYLPTPEVLMKTEYA encoded by the coding sequence ATGGACTGGGCGCGCAAGACCCCGATGGCATCTGAGGGCCTGTCCGGAACGAACCTTGTGCGGGCAGGCGAGCACAATCAGCGCGTTATACTTCAGGCCATACGATCAAACACCTCCATCACCCGCAGCGAACTGACGACCATTACCGGCCTGACGCCCCCTGCCGTCGCCAAGATCACGAATCGCTTGCTGGAGGAGCGGTTGATCCAAACCAGCGGAAAAGTGCTGGGCAGCCGGGGACAACCGGCCAGCAAGTTCGTCATTCGCCCGGAGGGCGCCTATGCTCTGGGGCTGAACATTGATCGGGATCATACCACTCTGGTAGCGATGGACTTCGGGGGAAGGGTCGTCGATCGCGCCTGCATGGAAGGTCACTTTGCCCTGCCGGAGGATGTCCTGACCTTCGTACAGACACAAATAGACCGGCTGAAACGTGAAAAGCGCTTCAACATGAACCGCCTGGCCGGCATAGGCATTGGAATTCCTGACAAGCTCGGCGACATTCCCCTGCCAAATAAGCCCGCTGGCTATGAAATATGGTCTCAGATCGACGTCGGTGAGTTCTTTTCCGAAGCACTCGCCCTGCCCGCCTATATTGAAAATGATGCGACGGCAGCCGCCATCGGAGAACTGCATTTTGGCGGCGGCGGCCCCTATCAGCACTTTATCTTCACCCTGATGAGCGCCGGACTGGGATGCGGCCTGATTATCGGCGGCCAGCCCTACAGAGGCGCAGAAGGACGAAGCGGTGAAATCGCCTTCATCGCGCGCAGTCTTTTTCAACCGTCGCAGGACGGCATCGTGCAGGATAATCTTTCGCTCTATTCGCTTTATGCGTTTCTGGCAGAGCGCGGCGTCAAGGTTTCAACACCATCCGACATCCGGACGGACGATCCCGCTCATGCCGACGCCATTGAAATTTGGTCCCGACTGGCGGCAATTGAGCTTCTCGGCACTGTGGCTGTTTTAAACTGCGCTCTGAACCCGGAGGCTCATATCATTGGCGGTCGCCTGCCCGCCATGGTCATAGAACGCATTTGCGATCTTTTGAATGGATTGCTGGCACAACGCCTCCCGCACGCCCCCGCCATCGCCAATATCCGCCCGGCCAGAGCTGTCGCGGACGCTGCCCCAATGGGGGCCGCGATGCTGGTGTTCCAAAACAGATACCTGCCGACACCAGAGGTACTAATGAAGACTGAATACGCTTGA
- a CDS encoding PAS domain-containing protein produces MMLTSLFSTREQVLGQALYDAIPMMEFDIKGTIVSANTDFLTLLGHRLNELSGKPYTVICDPATVDDGRAEDIWRRVADGETLQETLKLQARDGGARWMQACLLPVRASMGKMERVILAGCDITALKQKELASRNLLKALSDTHAVVEFCARGQILFANDSFLKLTGYSLNELLGRPHRKLCEYDRGLSSEYSDFWDGLAKGQARHGECVRYGKDGRHIALSASYNPVLDDAGAVTKVVLYATPIARSDMDSLKDAA; encoded by the coding sequence ATGATGTTAACCTCCTTGTTTTCGACCCGCGAACAGGTTCTGGGCCAGGCGCTTTACGATGCCATCCCTATGATGGAATTTGACATCAAGGGCACGATCGTATCGGCCAATACCGACTTTCTCACCCTGCTCGGCCACCGCCTCAATGAGCTGAGCGGCAAGCCCTATACGGTCATTTGCGATCCGGCGACCGTCGATGATGGCCGCGCCGAAGATATATGGCGCCGGGTGGCAGACGGTGAAACCCTTCAGGAAACGCTTAAACTTCAGGCCCGTGACGGCGGCGCCCGCTGGATGCAGGCCTGCCTCCTGCCGGTCAGGGCCTCGATGGGTAAGATGGAGCGCGTCATTCTAGCCGGGTGCGATATTACGGCCCTCAAGCAAAAAGAACTGGCCAGCCGGAACCTGCTGAAAGCCCTGTCGGATACTCATGCGGTGGTTGAATTTTGCGCCCGTGGACAGATACTGTTTGCCAATGACAGCTTTCTCAAACTCACAGGTTACAGCCTGAATGAGTTGCTGGGCCGCCCCCATCGCAAGCTGTGCGAATATGACCGGGGCTTGAGCAGCGAATATTCGGATTTTTGGGATGGGCTTGCCAAAGGGCAGGCCCGCCACGGTGAGTGTGTCCGTTACGGTAAGGATGGCCGTCATATCGCCTTAAGCGCCAGTTATAATCCAGTACTGGACGATGCGGGGGCGGTGACTAAGGTTGTACTCTACGCGACGCCGATCGCGCGCAGCGATATGGACAGCCTGAAAGACGCGGCCTGA
- the paoA gene encoding aldehyde dehydrogenase iron-sulfur subunit PaoA translates to MASPIDISPNRRDLLIAAGAAAALSNAATATTAQTADLSQPVISKISFSVNGADQALELDLRTTLLDALREHLHLTGTKKGCDHGQCGACTVMVNGKRINSCLSLAVMHDGDEITTIEGLGTPDKLHPMQAAFIKHDGYQCGYCTPGQICSAVAVLEEIRAGIPSHVSDDLTATPQISAHEMRERMSGNICRCGAYYNIIDAMSEVAGATA, encoded by the coding sequence ATGGCCTCCCCCATTGATATATCCCCCAACCGGCGCGACCTTCTTATAGCGGCAGGTGCGGCCGCCGCTCTCAGCAACGCCGCTACGGCGACGACCGCGCAAACCGCCGACCTCAGCCAGCCGGTGATTTCCAAGATCAGCTTTTCGGTCAATGGCGCAGATCAAGCTCTGGAACTTGATTTGCGCACGACTTTGCTGGACGCCCTGCGTGAACATCTGCACCTGACCGGCACCAAGAAGGGCTGCGATCACGGCCAATGCGGCGCATGCACGGTTATGGTCAATGGTAAACGCATCAACTCATGCCTGTCGCTGGCGGTCATGCACGACGGCGATGAGATCACCACCATCGAAGGCCTGGGCACGCCCGATAAGCTGCATCCGATGCAGGCGGCATTTATAAAGCATGACGGCTATCAATGCGGCTACTGCACACCGGGCCAGATTTGCTCGGCCGTGGCGGTATTAGAGGAAATCAGGGCCGGTATCCCCAGCCATGTCAGTGATGATCTAACAGCGACCCCACAGATCAGCGCCCACGAAATGCGCGAACGGATGAGCGGCAACATCTGCCGCTGCGGGGCCTATTACAACATCATCGACGCTATGAGCGAAGTTGCGGGAGCCACGGCATGA
- a CDS encoding xanthine dehydrogenase family protein subunit M: MKSFTYERATSPAEAAAKAAKTPGARFIAGGTNLLDLMKLEIETPPHLIDVNGLGLDKIEATDDGGLRIGALVRNTDLAADGRVRRDYGVLSRALLAGASGQLRNKATTAGNLLQRTRCPYFYDTAQACNKRTPGTGCAAIGGFSRQHAVVGASTACIATHPSDMAVAMRVLDAQVETVKPDGKTRRIKIADFHKLPGNTPHIETALQAGEFITAVTLPKPIGGSHVYHKIRDRASYAFALVSVAAVIQPDGSGRVALGGVAHKPWLVEKAEADLPKGAKAVMEKLMADATPTPENEFKITLVERTLSSALMDARA, encoded by the coding sequence ATGAAATCCTTCACCTATGAACGCGCCACCTCACCCGCCGAAGCCGCCGCCAAGGCTGCCAAGACTCCGGGAGCCAGGTTTATCGCCGGTGGCACTAACCTGCTCGATCTGATGAAGCTGGAGATCGAAACTCCGCCGCATTTGATTGATGTCAATGGGCTGGGGCTGGATAAGATTGAAGCCACTGATGACGGTGGCCTGCGCATAGGGGCGCTGGTGCGCAATACCGATCTGGCTGCCGATGGGCGCGTCCGGCGCGACTATGGTGTGCTGTCGCGCGCTTTGCTTGCCGGTGCGTCGGGTCAGTTGCGCAATAAGGCGACGACGGCGGGCAACCTTTTGCAACGTACCCGCTGCCCTTATTTTTATGACACGGCGCAGGCCTGCAATAAGCGCACGCCCGGAACCGGCTGTGCGGCCATCGGTGGCTTCAGCCGTCAACATGCCGTGGTCGGCGCCAGCACCGCCTGCATAGCTACCCACCCCAGCGATATGGCCGTGGCCATGCGCGTGCTGGATGCTCAGGTCGAAACCGTCAAACCTGACGGCAAGACACGTCGCATCAAAATCGCCGATTTCCACAAACTGCCCGGCAACACGCCGCACATTGAAACCGCTCTGCAAGCCGGAGAGTTCATCACCGCCGTGACCCTGCCCAAGCCGATCGGCGGCAGCCATGTCTACCACAAGATCAGAGACCGCGCCTCCTATGCCTTTGCGCTGGTGTCGGTCGCAGCGGTCATTCAGCCCGACGGTAGCGGTCGCGTGGCGCTCGGTGGGGTTGCTCACAAACCGTGGCTTGTTGAGAAAGCCGAGGCCGACCTGCCCAAAGGGGCCAAGGCCGTTATGGAAAAATTGATGGCCGATGCGACGCCAACCCCTGAGAATGAATTCAAGATCACACTGGTTGAGCGCACGCTCAGTAGCGCACTTATGGACGCGAGGGCTTAA